Below is a window of Halomonas sp. Bachu 37 DNA.
ACACCCCCGCCACCGCTACTCTCTTCCTGCGCTGGTGCCGAAGCCGTACCACACTCTTCCCCTTGCAGGCATATCTCGCCCACCGGCTTCAAACGCTCGGCCATGGCGTCACGATCCACGTCAGCTTGCACGGTTGCTACTCCCGTGACGAAGCCAAGAGCCGCCAGACTGCTCATGATCAGCTTGCTGGATTTCACTCTCACCACCTCATTGAGTTTTATCATTGAATTCTGCGCGTGGCGGCGCCGTGGTCGACAGAGCGCAGCCGGGACGCCAGGACATACATGACGGTAGTATACCGGCATCGTAAACCGCTGGAAAATGCCTACTTGCTCCTATTACCGCGTGGACGACCGACTCATATCGTAGACAACCGGCGAATTCACTGTACAGCGTCTATGGTTTGCGCATGGGCAACAGGAGAATTGGCATGACGATGACACACACTTACGCCGAAAAAGAGCCGACACGCGAACAGGTCGAAGCCATGCCAGGAGCGGTGGTACTGGAATTCGGCGCGCCCTGGTGCGTTATTTGTCAGACCGCGCAAAGCAGGATCGAGACGGCCTTGGCCGAGCGACCCGAAATCACCCATATCAAGATCGAGGACGCCCCCCGGCGCCGCTTGGGCCGCTCCTTTCGCATCAAACTATGGCCGACACTAGTTTTTCTCGAAAACGGCGAGGAAATCGACCGTCGGGTTCGTCCAGCAAGCTCCCAGACCATTAGCGAGGCTCTGGCCAAGTTGAGCTAGGCTAAGCGTATATCATCTTCGAAGACCTGGTTCACGTCCCTGCGAGGGGTCCGTTTTGATTGAACTGCAGGGAATGTCCCTGACCACAAGTATCGTTCTGTTCGCCATCAGTGCCGTGGTGATCGGGATTGTGGGTACACGGCTGACTCGCGTCGTGGACGAGCTGGCCGATCGCACCGGCCTGGGAGAAGCCTTGGCGGGAGCGGTTCTGCTGGGCATGGCGACATCGCTTTCGGGCATCGTGCTGTCATTCACCGCGGCTCTGGAAGGTCAGCCCGAACTGGCGATGAGCAACGCTCTCGGCGGCATCGCCGTGCAGACCCTGTTCCTCACGGTGGCGGATATCTGCTTGCGTCGCGTCAACCTGGAACATGCCGCGGCTTCCCTCGGCAATCTCATGCAGGGCACCTTGCTGCTGTGCATGCTGGCGTTGATTTTAGTGGGCAGTTATTCCCCCGAACTCACGTTGTGGAGCATTCATCCGGTCACGCCGCTGCTGGTGCTGGGATATTTCCTGGGGCTGAGAATCGTGCGTCAGGGCCAAACCTACCCCATGTGGAAACCGGCTCGCACCCGTGAAACTAAAGAAGACGTTCCTGACGAAGCGTCGAAGAAGAACTCCCTGATCGTCTTGTGGTTATCCTTTCTGTTAATGGCCCTGATACTGGGCATCACGGGCTGGCTGCTGCAACGCACGGCCACGGTCATTGCCATGCAGACCGGCATGAGCCAGGCGGCTGTCGGGGTGCTGCTCACCTCTATCGTGACATCGCTGCCGGAGCTTGTGACATCGGTAGCGGCGGTGCGACGTGGCGCCCTTACCCTGGCAGTGGGCGGTATCATCGGCGGTAACGCCTTCGATACGCTGTTCGCCGCGGCCTCGGATATCGCCTACCGCGAAGGGTCCATCTATCACGCTATCTCTCATGAAGTGCTGCTATGGGTGGCGCTTTCGCTGCTCATGACCGGTGTGCTATTGCTGGGACTGTTGCGCCGCCAGACCTACGGCTTCGCTGATATCGGATTTGAAAGCGCTATCCTCATTGGCTTGTATCTCACCGGGGCGGTCATCGTGTTGAGTGGCGGTTAGCCCGCACCACGCAAAAACCCCGCCGAATCGGCGGGGCTCTCCTGCAAGATGAAGCAAGTATCAGTGGCCGGAGTTGGGGTCGTGTGCCTCTTCGGTGTGGAAGATCGCGGAATCTTCTTCACCATTGACGTGGAGGAAGCCGGCCAGGCCCTTCTCCAGACGCGATAGCGCGTGGTCGACCAGGATGTACTTGCCGGGATACTCGACGCCGAACTCAACCATGGTGGCGCCGCCCGGGGGCACCAGAGTGGTCTGCACATCGGTCAGCGGCGGGCTGGTCAGCGAGGCCTGATCGTAGACCTTGTCGAAGATCTCGCCGATCACATGGAAGCTGGAGGTGGCGTTGGGGCCGCCTACACCGAAGAAGATACGGACGTCGTCGCCCACGTCGGCTTCCATCTTGTACGTCTGGGTGAGCGCATCCATGTTGCCGTTGAACATGAAGTGCTCGGCTTGCTCATCGAGCAGCTTGTCGAGGGAGAACTCTTGCAGACCCTGGCTACCGTGACGTTCGGCGGTGTAGAGCTCGCCCTGCATGATGTAGAACTCGCGCTCCACCGGAGAGAGTCCGCCTTCCGGCTCGACCAGGATCATGCCGTACATACCGTTGGAGATATGTTGGGCGACCATCGGTGTGGCGCAGTGGTAGACGTAGAGCCCAGGCGCCAGCGCCTTGAAGGAGAAGCTCTTGGAATGACCGGGCGCTACCTGAGTCACCGCGGCACCACCGCCGGGGCCGGTCACGGCGTGAAAATCGACGGAGTGGATGTGCGCGCTATCCTCGGCATTGCTCAGGTTGACGTTGACGGTGTCACCTACACGAACCCGTACGAGGGGGCCAGGCACCGTGTCGTTGAAGGTCCAGTACTTGTAGCTGGAGCCGTCCGCCAGGTAGCCTTCCACTTCAGTGCTCTCGAGATTGACGGTGACTTCCTGCGGGCCACGATCGCCGACCGGCTCGCCCACGTCATGGGGATCTTTCGCCAGGTCCTGGGCGGCTTCGCCCTTCGCTTCCGGCTTGGGGTCGCCGACGATGAAATTCCCCACCATGCCGGCCGCCTTGTGTCCGGGCAGGCTGCACAGGTACTCGAAGTTGCCTTCCTCATTGACCCGGAAGGCCACGGCGGTGGCCGAACCCTGGCCGCCGATGTCATCGGAGTCGACGTCGAACTCGGGCAGCGCGATATCATGCAGAGCGCCGTCGCCATTGATCAGGTTGATCTGTACCACGGCACCGACCGGTGCGTGCAGGTCGGGATTGACGACATCCTTGATCCTGCCCTTGTCGCCAATGAATACCAGCTTGCCATCCTGCACCGCTGTACGCAGTGTATAAGTCACGTCTGGCGTGACCTCGGCGGGGCTGAGTTCCTCGCCGTGTGCGGCCATGGCGGGGCTGGCGAGTGCGGCACTGGAGATCAGAGCGGCGGCGGCGGTCTTGAGAAAAAAGCTGTTTTTACACTTCATCATCTTATCCCCTCGTGAGGATTATCGTTTCGTCCTGCTGACGGAGTAAAAGTAGCATTATGAATGAATATTTGATTTGACCTTCGTCAAGAAATCACTCGCTGCGCAATTTTCTTATTACTGCGAGAGTGTTTGCCGAGGTGGGCGATGGTAGCTAGGCTGGTTCTAGTCATGCTCGACGCATAGGCATCGTCATTTCTACTAATCGCCGTATTCAACAGGAGGTTGAAACCATGTCCAGTCCCGAGCACAAGCAGAAGATCTGGAAGATGATCAAGGATATTAAAGTCGGCATGCTGGTGACGCTGGATGACGAGGTGCCGCGTGCCCGTCCGATGCACCTGGTTCAAGATGAATACGACGGCACACTGTGGTTCTACACCCGCCGCAGCGCCGAGAAGGTCTTCGAAACCGCCACCGACCGCGATGTCTGTCTCAGCTTCTCCGATCAGGAAGAAGGGGTATACGTATCGCTCTCGGGCAAGGCCAACCTGACCGATGACCGCGAGCTGATCGAGAAATACTGGAATCCCTTCATCGCGGCCTGGTTCCCCGAAGGCAAGGACGACCCGGACGTGGCGTTGATGGAAATCAAGGTGCAGATGGGTGAGCACTGGAAAGCCAAGGAGAGCAAGACGTTCCAGCTCTACGAGATCGCCAAGGCCAACATCAAGAAAGACGCCACCCCGAACATGGGCGAGAATGAAAAGTTCGGTGGCTAAGCACATGAAGATTCGTCCCATCGCCTGGTTGCTGGCTGGCGTGTTGGCACTCTTGATGTCCGCTGGCGCATGGGCCACGGAAAGCGAGCCGGACGACTCGGCAAGCAGAAACGGTTGTGAACTCACCGATCGCAAGCGCGAAATGCTGTCGCGAGTCAACGAGGCGCGCAGTCAGGCTCGTCAATGCGGCAACCAGCGCTTTGCGGCGGTGAATGAGCTGTCGTGGGATTGCACCCTCGAAGCCGCTGCCGAGGCGCACTCCCGCGATATGGCCGAGAACGACTATTTTAGTCATACCGGCCCCGATGGCGTGGGCATCCAGCAGCGAGTCAGCGAGAGGGACTACGTATGGCGGGCGGTTGGCGAGAATATCGCCGCCGGGCAGATGTCGATCGCCGCCGTGGTGGATGGCTGGCTGGAGAGCCCGGGGCACTGTCGTAATATCATGAAGGATACCTTCACCGAGATGGGCATGGCCAAGGCCGACGATCCGGACTCGGAATACTCGTCATACTGGACTCAGGTACTGGCCCAGCCGCGCTAGACTATAAAACGTCTATTGCATACTGCTGAACCTTACGCGCTGCGTACGTGCCGTTGCCGTCATCAACATCGCAGCCACCGTTCAAGCCAGAATTGGCAAACCGGCTAAAGCTTCAGCACTGGATAGAACACCAGAATCACAAAGATGGTCAGTACCGCTATCCCAAGCCAGTTACTCTGCTTAGAGTCGAAGAAACTTTCCATGAACCCGTTTGCCAACAGTTTCCCTTGCAGCTAATGGAGGTCAGGATGGATTGGCCGAATGAAACCGGACACTTACGTTAGATTGTCATCTATGTTTATGTGGTGCTAAATCGTGGTATGTCTGGTTTAGGATGAAGAAAGCGGGCTCTGCAGCCCGCTTTGCGTTCGTGCTCAAGGAAAGCTCAGTGCCCATGTCCGCCAGCTACAGCGGCACCGTGTACGCCTTCGACGTAGTGGATGTAGTTGACGTAGTCAGCGACAAAGTCGCGGCCCTCCTCTACGCTCTGATCGGCGCTGGCCCAGGCGACGCGCGCCTCCTCATAACGCTCGCGAATGCCATCCTCGACCTTGCGGGTGATATTTGCGATCAGGCGATCGATCTCTCCGTTCTCGAGAGCTGCATCCGCAGCAACAAGTCCAGGATCGATCTGTCCGGAAGGCTTGATGCCGGTGAACGGCGCGCCTTCATAGGCTCGATGAACCCTCACGAGGGTCGTGAACAGATGCTGGTCCGCGATTTCTTGTGCGGTCTCGCTCTGCCCGCGGATTCTGCGCACGTCGGCGAACACGCGCTTGATTTCTGCCTCGTCCTCAGCGGGTACCCACTTGAGTAGGGGCTTAACATCGCCTGCCTCGAGCGCTGCGCGGGCATCCGTAATTACAGGGCCATCCAAGGCATCACAATGCGCCTGGGCGTTACCGGCGAACACTAGACTGAAGATGACTGCCGCACCCGCAGTAAAGGCAACTTTACGTAGTTTCGTTTTCATGGACGATCTCCTCATGTTGCGTTGATTCGCACGAGCACCGGATTCGGTACCGCTGGGAAATCAGCTTACGGGAGAGTGCCCCAAGAAGCGTTCGCGAGGCTGAAGTCGAACCACTATCGTACCCAATATGAAATGCTATAAATAACAGTTACTTAAAGGTTCTAATTTCCAACAGGACAAAACGCGAACCTCGTGGAGCATCATTCAGGACTGAGGCCCGGTACCGATGTGGTCGTGGCGGGCTCGGTGGCGATATTCACTGGGCGTAAGCCCCACATCTTTCTTGAAGGCGGTATTGAACACGGACTTCGAGTTGAAGCCCGAGTCGTACATGATTTGCAAGATATTCGAATTGTTGGCCGGGTCGGCTAGACGTGCCTTTGCCTCCTCGAGGCGATGACCGCTGATGAATTCGAAGAAATTGCACCCGAAGCCCTGGTTGATCACCCGAGAAACCTCTCTCGGATGCGCTTCGACTTTCCGAGCAAGCTGCTCCAGAGTCAGATTGGAGTACAGGTACGGCTTTTCCTCATGCATCTGCCTCTCCAGCCTCGTCTTCAGCGTCTGATCGAATCGCGGCGCCGTCTCCTCCTCCAACAACGCAGCTTGGTCGGCTGCAAGCCCGGAGAAGATGACCGGTTGACGAAGGGAGTTCACCATCAAAAAGTTGATGAAGACGAAGCCGGTCACGGCGCCAACACCTGCCACCCACTCGGTTCCAGGCGCACTTCTGGACACATGCGCGGTGAGGCAGTAGAACATGCTCACTGTCCAGGCCACTGCGTAGCCGATCAGGAGCATCCGTAACCACGCGAGCTGCTTGTTCTCGATGCTCGAAAAAATCTGTAGAAGGCCCAGGCCGAAGCGATTGATCGTTCGAATCGTGGCGTATAAATAACCGAGAAAGACAGCATGTATCGTCACCGCGAGTAGGGGTGAGGTCAGCACGCCTGGATGGTCCCGCTCAAGCAGGATCTGCATTTTAGTATCGGTCGGCTGTAAATAGTACTCAACCAAGAAAATGGCGCCGACAACCCAAAACAGCAGAGTATGTACGAAGTGTTCCTTGCGCAACCGGAAGCCTTGATACATGAGCGATTGCGCATACAAATAGAGGGTCCCCGCTTGCAGGAGTCCAATGAGAGTCCCGAGGTAGGCGAAATTAGGATGCTCGAGCGCCAACCCGCTGCCATACAGGAAAATTTCGCCAAGTCCAGCGGCGAAGAAGACCAATGTGGCGACCAGAAGCCGATTACTGACGAGCCGGATGTTGAAGGGAAGCAGCAGGAAAAAGGCCAGACTCAGCGACTGAATGATGCTCGTCAGCAGTACGAGATCAGTAAGTGTCAGGTACATAGTAAACAACTCCACTCGGAAGAGCCGGGGTTAGTCAGCAATCTGAGCCAGCGATTACTAACCTTTTGCCTTGTGCGGGAGCTCCTGAGTGGCCTGATTTCTATGCTCTTCAGGCGATCGCCTTATCTCTGAATTTTCAGTCATTGCATGGCAGTGGGCTCGAATTCGCTTGGTAGCTGACCCACTGCAACAAGGGAAAAATCACCAGAGCCCAGGGATTCTATGGATTGCTGAAATTCAACCACCTTGCGCAGGGAGAACCGGGCGATTCAACAGATACCCAGTCGGCTGACCGGATAACCGAGATCGATCTCCTGATCGTCCTGTCGTTAATGGATTTCCAAGCGGGCAATGAGAATCGACCCACATCACTCTCGCCAATAGTCGTTGGCTGCGGCAACGGTCTGAAAATGTGTGGCGATCACATGGGAGATCGCGATCAAGCTATCGGGATCCTGCGCATACTCAGGACGCTGTTGCTTGCGTATCTCGGCATCTGGCTGAGTGTTAGCCACCCCTTTCTGGGACAGAGTGATGGCCAGAGCAAAGCCTTCCTGGGGCGACTCGGTGATCAGAC
It encodes the following:
- a CDS encoding thioredoxin family protein, encoding MTMTHTYAEKEPTREQVEAMPGAVVLEFGAPWCVICQTAQSRIETALAERPEITHIKIEDAPRRRLGRSFRIKLWPTLVFLENGEEIDRRVRPASSQTISEALAKLS
- a CDS encoding sodium:calcium antiporter produces the protein MSLTTSIVLFAISAVVIGIVGTRLTRVVDELADRTGLGEALAGAVLLGMATSLSGIVLSFTAALEGQPELAMSNALGGIAVQTLFLTVADICLRRVNLEHAAASLGNLMQGTLLLCMLALILVGSYSPELTLWSIHPVTPLLVLGYFLGLRIVRQGQTYPMWKPARTRETKEDVPDEASKKNSLIVLWLSFLLMALILGITGWLLQRTATVIAMQTGMSQAAVGVLLTSIVTSLPELVTSVAAVRRGALTLAVGGIIGGNAFDTLFAAASDIAYREGSIYHAISHEVLLWVALSLLMTGVLLLGLLRRQTYGFADIGFESAILIGLYLTGAVIVLSGG
- the nirK gene encoding copper-containing nitrite reductase, encoding MMKCKNSFFLKTAAAALISSAALASPAMAAHGEELSPAEVTPDVTYTLRTAVQDGKLVFIGDKGRIKDVVNPDLHAPVGAVVQINLINGDGALHDIALPEFDVDSDDIGGQGSATAVAFRVNEEGNFEYLCSLPGHKAAGMVGNFIVGDPKPEAKGEAAQDLAKDPHDVGEPVGDRGPQEVTVNLESTEVEGYLADGSSYKYWTFNDTVPGPLVRVRVGDTVNVNLSNAEDSAHIHSVDFHAVTGPGGGAAVTQVAPGHSKSFSFKALAPGLYVYHCATPMVAQHISNGMYGMILVEPEGGLSPVEREFYIMQGELYTAERHGSQGLQEFSLDKLLDEQAEHFMFNGNMDALTQTYKMEADVGDDVRIFFGVGGPNATSSFHVIGEIFDKVYDQASLTSPPLTDVQTTLVPPGGATMVEFGVEYPGKYILVDHALSRLEKGLAGFLHVNGEEDSAIFHTEEAHDPNSGH
- a CDS encoding pyridoxamine 5'-phosphate oxidase family protein — protein: MSSPEHKQKIWKMIKDIKVGMLVTLDDEVPRARPMHLVQDEYDGTLWFYTRRSAEKVFETATDRDVCLSFSDQEEGVYVSLSGKANLTDDRELIEKYWNPFIAAWFPEGKDDPDVALMEIKVQMGEHWKAKESKTFQLYEIAKANIKKDATPNMGENEKFGG
- a CDS encoding CAP domain-containing protein, with product MKIRPIAWLLAGVLALLMSAGAWATESEPDDSASRNGCELTDRKREMLSRVNEARSQARQCGNQRFAAVNELSWDCTLEAAAEAHSRDMAENDYFSHTGPDGVGIQQRVSERDYVWRAVGENIAAGQMSIAAVVDGWLESPGHCRNIMKDTFTEMGMAKADDPDSEYSSYWTQVLAQPR
- a CDS encoding DUF6448 family protein, with translation MKTKLRKVAFTAGAAVIFSLVFAGNAQAHCDALDGPVITDARAALEAGDVKPLLKWVPAEDEAEIKRVFADVRRIRGQSETAQEIADQHLFTTLVRVHRAYEGAPFTGIKPSGQIDPGLVAADAALENGEIDRLIANITRKVEDGIRERYEEARVAWASADQSVEEGRDFVADYVNYIHYVEGVHGAAVAGGHGH
- a CDS encoding AraC family transcriptional regulator, with protein sequence MYLTLTDLVLLTSIIQSLSLAFFLLLPFNIRLVSNRLLVATLVFFAAGLGEIFLYGSGLALEHPNFAYLGTLIGLLQAGTLYLYAQSLMYQGFRLRKEHFVHTLLFWVVGAIFLVEYYLQPTDTKMQILLERDHPGVLTSPLLAVTIHAVFLGYLYATIRTINRFGLGLLQIFSSIENKQLAWLRMLLIGYAVAWTVSMFYCLTAHVSRSAPGTEWVAGVGAVTGFVFINFLMVNSLRQPVIFSGLAADQAALLEEETAPRFDQTLKTRLERQMHEEKPYLYSNLTLEQLARKVEAHPREVSRVINQGFGCNFFEFISGHRLEEAKARLADPANNSNILQIMYDSGFNSKSVFNTAFKKDVGLTPSEYRHRARHDHIGTGPQS
- a CDS encoding hexameric tyrosine-coordinated heme protein, whose protein sequence is MPTSHRILFSLGKAAGAVMLAISLALGSSATADNHEAEANDAWLPSLITESPQEGFALAITLSQKGVANTQPDAEIRKQQRPEYAQDPDSLIAISHVIATHFQTVAAANDYWRE